A window of Aurantibacillus circumpalustris genomic DNA:
TTCATTAAACCGGTATCCGCCTTTGGTGAATCAAGATTCACCAAAACATCTAACAAACTACTTTCCTCGCCATTGGCAAAAGGAGCGTCCATGCTAACATGGCGACCACTCACTTTCATGGTGTCACTTACTTTATCAATTGGCAAATCAAGAATTTCAGCTAGTTCTTCTGCACTTGGTTCGCGTTCAAATTGTTGCTCAAGTTTACTGTAAGCTTTATTGATTTTATTTAAAGAACCTACTTGATTGAGTGGTAAACGCACGATACGACTTTGTTCTGCTAAAGCTTGTAAAATACTTTGACGAATCCACCAAACAGCGTAAGATATAAATTTGAAACCGCGCGTTTCATCAAATCTGCGTGCAGCTTTGATTAAACCTAAGTTTCCTTCGTTGATAAGATCGGGTAAACTTAAACCTTGATTTTGGTACTGCTTAGCTACAGAAACCACGAAACGCAAATTTGCTCTTGTTAACTTTTCCAGAGCATTCTGATCGCCATCTTTAATTTTCTTCGCTAAAATAACCTCTTCTTCAGCTGTAATTAATTCTTCACGTCCAATTTCCTGAAGATATTTATCAAGTGACGCACTTTCGCGATTTGTTATTGATTTGGTTATTTTAAGCTGCCTCATGCTACGTTTTAGTTTAAGAGTTCAAAAGTACAAAAAAAAGCGAAATATATCACGCTTTTCTTCACTTTTAAACGAGATTTCCGTGAAAAAGTTCTGTTTTTTTGGTGTTAAAAAGAAATAAATTGTTAGCAGGTCAAGGGTATATTAAATCTTTGCGAAATAATTTAATCAATATCGCTTGTGAGTTGATGCTTATTATTTATCGTTATAGAGTTTAGTCTTGCATATACACAGGACAAAAAACCTGGAGTATTTGAAACATAACCCCGGCAATTTAAGTGGCAAAATCAATTTTTCTCTTTGTTTATGGGCGTTTCTGGCAATCAGGTAATTAACAATCTACACTTAATAACCCTAGCTTTAATTAACATTTAACTGTTTAATCATAGTCTCGTGTTAATGTAAGCGGCCTTTATTACTTAACTATTTTTATGAAAATAAAAACAGTTCCAAATGAACGTAGAAAGCTTAAAATCTGAATTACAGCAAGTTTTAGATAATGATGTTGTGTTGCGCAAAGAATTTAACGTGTTAAAGCGCTCGTTAAGTGACTACCGCAATCAGTTAATTATGCGCGATGAGGACTGCAAGCGCTTGCAAGTAACGATTGACGTTTTAAATACCAAGCTGCTGGTATTAGAGAGAGATAACACCACCTACAAAGCAGAGTTAACCTCATTTAAAGAATTACGTGGTACTATAAAAGAGCAATTGCAAGAGAAGCAAGATGAGATAGACGCCAGGTTAAATGAGATACAAAACCTAAGAAATGATCTCAATTCAATGGCAGCGGGGTACGAGTCGCAGATAGATGAACTTAAAAAGGGGTCAAGTTCAGAGTTAAAAAGAGTTACGGAAGAATTTACTTCTCAGATAAATGAACTCAGAACCAATACGCATTATAAAGAAAGTGGCATAAAAGAGGAGTTTGAGAATCGTGTATCAGAATTATCAATTAACTGGGCTGATCGCGAACAGAGTTTACTTTTAAATCATGAAGAGGAAATTTCAAGGTTAAAGGGAACGTACGAAAATGAGCTAAGTGCATTGAGGGCTGATCACGCTGCACAAATTTTAGCGACAACTTCTGGAAGTTCTGAGGAGATAGATTCTTTAAAACATTCACATCTAGTAACACTTTCTCAACTAGATGAAAAGCACAGTTTAAAATTAAGTGAACTTGAAGAGTCTTACGCAGGCGAGATTACGAATTTAAGATCTGCTTTAGAAGAACAACGAAGTACTTTAACGAGCAATTTTAATACTCAATTAGATAGTTTAAAAAATGAACTTTCTGAAAAAGAATCGCTTCTTACTACTGAACACGAAAAACAATTGGAGGAACTAAAAGCGTCGTATGATTCAGTTTTAGAACAAACCATTTTCGGTCATGAAAACAAAGTAGCTTCGTTAATTAGTGAGTACGAGGAAAAACTATCCAATACGCTTATTCATTCAACAACTCAGAATTCTAAACTAAACGACGAGTTAAGCAAAGTCCAGTCTGAAAGTTTCGGTTCAGAAGGAAAAATACAAATTCTTTCTTCAGAACTTGAATCTAAAAATTTAACGGTTGCAGATTTAAATTCACAATTAGATGTTCTCAATAATCAACTAATTGCAGAAACAAAAAAAGTGGATACTCTTAATTCTGAATTTGAAACGTTTAAACAAAACGCATCACTTTCAGTAAGCGAACAAGTTAACGAACTTAATCTGCAAATAGCTTCACTAAACTTATCTCATAGTGACTATGTTGAGGAGTTGAATGCACAAATAGAAAACCTTAATGTTGAACTTAAAAACATGGGACTTTTATTTGAAACAACAACTAACACACTCAGTGAAACTGAATCGTCATTGGAATTAAAAAATGAAGAATTAGTTCAAGCAAATTTAATAATCGAACAATTAAATAGTAAGATTGGATCTTTTGAATCTAGCATTACGGATAAGGAAAGCGAACTGGAGAATTATAAACTCGAACTTGAAAACGGAAGTAAACAAGAACTAGAATCTAAGGAGTTAGAATATCAAAAATTGCTTGCAGAGAATACAAATCTTATTGATGAGATAAATCTTGCGCAAGATAAGGTAGAAGAACAGGAGTCTGAAATAACTGTGTTGAAAGGAGAGCTTGAAGAGATAAGACTACAAAGTATTGGAAAGAGTGAATATTTTAAAGAAACTTTATCTAATAGAAATTTTGAGATAACAAATCTTGAAGCCAACAATGCGGCGCTGTCGACAGAACTTACTTTATTAAAAAATGAACTAACAAGTCTGCGCGAACAGTCGAATGTATCAGCAGAATCTGAAGCTCAATTAGCAGATCAACATCAGAAAATTGAGGCTTTAATATCTGAAAAATTGGAGTTAAGTAAAGAATTGGATGTATTGCAAAGTGTTGTAAGTGGACTAAATGAGTATGTGTCTTCAATGAACGATAAACTTAGCTCTTACGAAACAGAAATAGAATCCTTGAAAAATGTTTCTAAAGTAGATGAGCAGGAAGCCTTTATTGACAGACTATTTAAGCAAATTGACGGATTAAATGATCAAAAATTAGCGCTTTTAGATGAAAAAGAGCAGATGGCCAATCAATTGTTAAAAATGAATGATGTTATTGGTTCTATTTCACAACAAGTTGATAGTGAGCAAATTGACGTTACAGGTTTGAATAATCACCGAAAGAATGTTATTTTAGCAAATAATTCAGGTGGAACAAATGAAAAAAGCCACATGAAGGAACAAATAAACGATTTGGTGCGTGAAATTGATAAGTGCATAGCGTTATTAAGTGCTTAATATTAACGCCCTCTTTAAATGAGCGAAGTAAATATAAAAGTTGAAATAGCCGGAAGTATTTTTCCTTTAAAGGTGAATGCTGAAGACGAGCAAAATATTAAAGAGGCCGTTGATCTAATAAATAACAAAATTGTAGAGTTTGAAAAAAACTATGCG
This region includes:
- a CDS encoding sigma-70 family RNA polymerase sigma factor, yielding MRQLKITKSITNRESASLDKYLQEIGREELITAEEEVILAKKIKDGDQNALEKLTRANLRFVVSVAKQYQNQGLSLPDLINEGNLGLIKAARRFDETRGFKFISYAVWWIRQSILQALAEQSRIVRLPLNQVGSLNKINKAYSKLEQQFEREPSAEELAEILDLPIDKVSDTMKVSGRHVSMDAPFANGEESSLLDVLVNLDSPKADTGLMNESLSKEIDRALSTLTERERDVVKLFFGIGLNHGLTLEEIGDKFDLTRERVRQIKEKAIRRLRHSSRSKLLQQYLG